The following nucleotide sequence is from uncultured Ilyobacter sp..
GTAGAGACCTGGATTAGTCCAGAGAGAGTTTCAGTCGAGGACGAAAACAGCAAGACAGTTATCGATTTTGACAAAAATATAATAAGAATAGCCGATCATAATGAAAAAACCATTATGTCTATGCCTATGAATTTTTCAGAGATCATCGATCAAAAAAGCAGCGGAATATCCAAAGATGAGTCTGCAGAATTTAAAAAATTTATGGGAAAGATGATGCAGGTAAGTGTGAGTGTAAAAGAAACCGGTGAGAAGAAAAAAATAGGCAAGTGGAACTGCACAAAATATATACAGGTCATGAGAACAGGAATGGGCGAGTTTAAATCGGAAATATGGGCCACAGAAGATATTGATATTGACAGGGAACTTTATGCAAAATATATCTCTGCCATGAAGGGAACAATGCCCGGAATGAATGAAAATATGAAAGAGATACTAAAGGAGACTAAAAAAATAAGAGGAATGGAGGTGTACGCAGAACAAACTACCGAAATGATGGGTCAGACTATGAGGTCTTCTACAGAACTTTTAGAGTATAAAAAAGGCAAAGCCCCGGCCACGGCTTTTGAGATGCCAAGCGGGTATAAAAATGTGGAATTTTAAATAATTTTTTTATGGAATTAGAAGATTCCTGTTTCATTTAAATATAAAGAAGGGGTAAAATTAATTTTTTGTCCCTTCTTTTGTTCTGTGGTAAGAACTTCTAATTTTACTTTTTAACCCTTCTGAACACCATATTCCCTACTCTTTCAGGAAAAGAGCTGGATCCTGGTCCTCTTTCTAGTACAGCATCCTCAGGGATATGATAATGATCTGCTATGACCTCTTTTACACGGCTGCCCCTGGCACACACCCATTCCGGCCTCGTACGTCTCTTCACACCGTCTAACGAGTCTACTTTGATCCCTCTGTCAAGAGAGTTTCTGACCGTCTTTTCTGTCACCTGCTCGCATCTGCAGACTATTCTTTAGGGTCTCCTAGAGGAAGGTTGATGAGAGGGAGAGTCTCTTTCATTGGGATCAGGGCGTCCTTTGGTTTTTTCTTTATAATGGCCTCCCTATAGGGGTTGAAATTTTCCTTCTGAATCATTTCCAAGCCTGATTTTTTTAATATGTCCGCAACATAGACCGCTATCTCAGGAGAGGATGTAAGCCCTGGAGACTCTATTCCTGCTACATTGACAAAGCCTTTCAAGAAGGTCTCTTCTACAATGAAGTCTTTTTCAGAACTCGAAGCCCTTATTCCAGAGGCTTGGAAAGTATACCTCTATGACGTGGATATTAAAAAAGTATAATCCTGCTGCTATAAGGGACAGAAAAACAAGAAGAGAGACAGCCTGAGAGCGAAATATTAAGAGTGCCAATATCAAAATAATCAATACAATACCGAGCATAATAATCACCCCCGACTGAATTGTACATAATTTTCCAATCACAATAATCTAAAAAATGCTCACTTAAAGTTATACTTAAAAATCGTCTGCTTCCTTTATATTTTTAAAATTTCCTTTGTTTAATTATGTGTATTTTAACTCAAGTTGCTACTTGAAATAAATTCAGTAATTTTCAAAGGTCTAGTGGGTAGATGTTTCTGTTATCGGCTTTGTAAGCTACAGTCC
It contains:
- a CDS encoding DUF4412 domain-containing protein; amino-acid sequence: MIKRKLLILMLFLISLSLISVFSYGDVYTKQKKHVDGMNIMGRTQPARDFVVETWISPERVSVEDENSKTVIDFDKNIIRIADHNEKTIMSMPMNFSEIIDQKSSGISKDESAEFKKFMGKMMQVSVSVKETGEKKKIGKWNCTKYIQVMRTGMGEFKSEIWATEDIDIDRELYAKYISAMKGTMPGMNENMKEILKETKKIRGMEVYAEQTTEMMGQTMRSSTELLEYKKGKAPATAFEMPSGYKNVEF